Proteins found in one Penaeus vannamei isolate JL-2024 chromosome 43, ASM4276789v1, whole genome shotgun sequence genomic segment:
- the sbm gene encoding b(0,+)-type amino acid transporter 1 (The sequence of the model RefSeq protein was modified relative to this genomic sequence to represent the inferred CDS: added 6 bases not found in genome assembly): MDNPVFVGDEQQVKERKVQGHESVQGGGSPRGRRPSVPGSEEQVERKPAAAVARGAPAPNDAVNLERRVGLISGVALIVGTMIGSGIFVSPKGLLERTGSVGLSLVIWAACGLLSLLGSLAYAELGTLVSESGGEHAYYMQAFAPNEKRKTWWGQIPAFLFAWVSVFLLKPSSLAIICLTCSEYFVRIFAASTDCLPPQEAVKIIACCVIILITFINSYSVTLATKVQNIFTAAKLLAILIIVVGGSVRLIQGNTQYLATGFQGSTSSFGDIATAFYSGLWAYDGWNNLNYVTEELKKPYTNLPRAIIIGLPLVTVCYLLVNVSYLAVMSKEELLSSETVAVLAGDRLMGLTGQIIMIIAVVMSTFGSANGSCFTSGRLCFVAAREGHMVDVLSYVHAKKLTPSPALLFNAFIALMMVIPSDIGSLIDFFSFTAWIFYGGAMLALIIMRRTMRDVPRPYKVPIVIPVIVLVISIYLVVGPIIDSPQIEYLYASLFILAGLIFYFPFVFFKKSVPGMGHLTTFFQLILQVVPTDTMPDA; encoded by the exons gaCATGAGAGCGTCCAGGGCGGGGGAAGTCCTCGTGGGCGACGGCCGAGTGTCCCGGGGTCAGAGGAACAAGTTGAAAGAAAGCCTGCAGCAGCCGTGGCGAGGGGCGCACCAGCTCCGAATGACGCTGTTAACCTCGAGAGGCGGGTGGGGCTCATCAGTGGGGTTGCTCTGATTGTCGGGACCATGATCG GTTCGGGAATTTTCGTAAGTCCAAAAGGCTTGTTGGAGCGCACAGGAAGCGTCGGTCTCAGTCTCGTGATATGGGCAGCTTGCGGTTTGCTCTCTTTGCTGG GGTCCCTCGCCTACGCCGAGCTCGGGACCCTCGTGTCGGAGTCGGGAGGAGAGCATGCCTATTACATGCAGGCCTTCGCCCCTAACGAGAAGCGAAAGACGTGGTGGGGCCAGATACCCGCTTTCCTCTTCGCGTGGGTATCGGTTTTCCTCTTGAAACCCTCGTCGCTCGCCATTATTTGCCTCACTTGCTCGGAGTACTTCGTGAGGATTTTCGCGGCGAGCACAGACTGCCTGCCGCCGCAGGAGGCGGTCAAGATCATCGCCTGCTGCGTCATAA tTCTCATCACCTTCATCAACTCGTACTCCGTGACGCTGGCCACCAAGGTGCAGAACATCTTCACGGCGGCGAAGCTCCTGGCCATCTTGATCATCGTGGTGGGCGGGTCCGTGCGGCTGATCCAGGGCAACACGCAGTACCTGGCCACGGGTTTCCAGGGGTCCACCTCGAGCTTCGGGGACATCGCCACGGCCTTCTACAGCGGGTTGTGGGCGTACGATGGATG gAATAACCTTAACTACGTGACTGAAGAGTTAAAGAAGCCTTACAC gaACCTCCCCCGCGCCATCATCATCGGCCTCCCCCTGGTGACCGTGTGCTACCTGCTGGTGAACGTGTCCTACCTGGCCGTCATGAGCAAGGAGGAACTGCTGAGCTCCGAGACCGTGGCTGTG TTGGCTGGCGACCGCCTCATGGGACTGACGGGCcagattattatgatcatcgcgGTGGTTATGTCGACTTTTGGATCGGCAAACGGGTCCTGTTTCACGTCTGGaag aCTGTGCTTCGTGGCGGCAAGGGAAGGACACATGGTCGACGTCCTGTCCTACGTCCACGCTAAGAAACTCACTCCTTCGCCAGCACTCCTGTTCAAC gCATTCATCGCCCTGATGATGGTGATTCCGTCAGACATCGGCTCCCTCATCGACTTCTTCAGCTTCACAGCCTGGATCTTCTATGGAGGCGCTATGTTGGCCCTCATCATCATGCGGCGCACCATGAGGGATGTGCCCAGGCCATATAAG gtcccCATCGTCATCCCGGTCATCGTCCTCGTCATCTCCATTTACCTCGTCGTCGGCCCCATCATCGACTCCCCACAGATCGAGTACCTGTACGCCAGCCTCTTCATTCTCGCTGGCCTCATCTTCTacttccccttcgtcttcttcaaGAAGAGCGTCCCAGGCATGG